Proteins encoded within one genomic window of Amycolatopsis sp. 2-15:
- a CDS encoding Lrp/AsnC family transcriptional regulator: MLSESDLKLLDALQTRPRATWAVLGQALGIGAVTAARRWETLVSRGQAWLTAYPGGELVAQLALAFVEIDCAPGSAMAVAQRLAADPHVATVEYLAGHCDLHIHLVAPTLRAISDYVLHHLSALPGITATRTVVSPRLFTEGSRWRVRAISPGEREALVSPAARSSGPLRFGELDRALILALGEDARASAASLAVELGMGASTVRRRLDALLARGAVRLRCEIARPLSPAPVTAMLWLRVPPDKLETTARSLAMLPQVRMCAALSGAANLMLVVWLGSQHDLLPLEGSLAAKLPWLEIVDRAVTLRGIKLMGHLLDDEGLAAGHLPLDFWSPVTKNP, encoded by the coding sequence ATGTTGAGCGAGAGCGACCTCAAACTCCTCGACGCGCTGCAGACCCGGCCGCGTGCGACGTGGGCCGTGCTGGGCCAGGCGCTGGGCATCGGTGCCGTGACGGCCGCGCGCCGTTGGGAGACTTTGGTGTCGCGCGGGCAGGCCTGGCTCACCGCGTACCCGGGCGGCGAGCTGGTGGCGCAGCTGGCGCTGGCGTTCGTGGAGATCGACTGCGCGCCGGGCTCGGCTATGGCGGTGGCGCAGCGCCTCGCGGCCGACCCGCACGTGGCGACGGTCGAGTACCTGGCCGGGCACTGCGACCTGCACATCCACCTCGTGGCGCCAACACTCCGCGCGATCTCCGACTACGTGCTGCACCACTTGTCGGCGCTGCCGGGCATCACGGCGACGCGCACGGTGGTGTCGCCACGGCTGTTCACCGAGGGCAGCCGGTGGCGCGTCCGCGCGATCTCGCCGGGTGAGCGGGAGGCTCTGGTGTCGCCCGCTGCGCGGTCGTCCGGACCACTGCGCTTCGGCGAGCTCGACCGCGCACTGATCCTGGCTCTCGGCGAGGACGCCCGGGCGTCGGCCGCTTCGCTGGCGGTGGAGCTGGGCATGGGCGCGAGCACCGTCCGGCGCCGCCTCGACGCCCTGCTGGCCCGCGGCGCCGTCCGCCTGCGCTGCGAGATCGCGCGGCCCCTGTCCCCCGCACCCGTCACGGCGATGCTGTGGCTGCGCGTGCCGCCCGACAAGCTCGAGACGACCGCGCGCTCGCTCGCGATGCTGCCGCAGGTGCGCATGTGCGCCGCCCTCAGCGGGGCGGCGAACCTGATGCTGGTGGTGTGGCTGGGTTCCCAGCACGACCTGCTGCCACTGGAGGGGTCCCTGGCGGCCAAGCTGCCGTGGCTGGAGATCGTCGACCGCGCCGTGACCCTGCGCGGGATCAAGCTCATGGGCCACCTGCTCGACGACGAGGGCCTCGCCGCCGGCCACCTCCCCCTGGACTTCTGGTCCCCGGTGACGAAAAACCCTTGA
- a CDS encoding DUF1996 domain-containing protein: MTRNHPRHRSSKRVTIVTGALGLALAVGALAVNATSGEPDRAGADPADKSFFLDINKVPKGSNLSRTQNRGARGTFTVDCGRNENGHFNPDNFIAQPGVRNGAQHLHDYVGNLSTNADSTNRSLAKAGTTCKNGDKSTYYWPVVRIDTDDEEEAPASSEAAAPTEGEDVAADRADAAKDAAAPQVECPDVVSELPDVPDAAMDAVNTELDAMDAQVDQADKQVETGQDADEVLSSLKGKRSASLKKISDTMTAQGVKPEDPAALAGCAVQDPDDAGLDNGGANSDPAAGESATEQKQKQDNGAAAELPGVNDENEVAGNDGEIQRVVSATLSFGSGGARRVVAMPRFLRVLYGDAKEGANGPANARASWTCSGFEDRLTDHYPICPDGSKVERIHAFPNCWDGKNIDSANHRTHIVFSDANGNCKRGFKAVPQLKITLVYNIPHDVQVKGQYKVDAFPEEKHNPRSDHDDFANVMTQSQMNRVVTCINTGKRCNE; encoded by the coding sequence ATGACCAGGAACCATCCCCGGCACCGGTCGTCGAAGCGCGTCACGATCGTCACCGGTGCACTCGGCCTGGCCCTCGCGGTCGGCGCGCTGGCCGTGAACGCGACGTCCGGCGAGCCCGACCGCGCCGGCGCCGACCCGGCCGACAAGTCTTTCTTCCTGGACATCAACAAAGTCCCGAAGGGCTCGAACCTGAGCCGGACGCAGAACCGCGGTGCGCGCGGCACGTTCACCGTCGACTGTGGACGCAACGAGAACGGCCACTTCAACCCCGACAACTTCATCGCGCAGCCGGGTGTGCGCAACGGCGCCCAGCACCTGCACGACTACGTCGGCAACCTCTCCACCAACGCCGACTCGACCAACCGCAGCCTCGCCAAGGCCGGCACGACGTGCAAGAACGGTGACAAGTCCACCTACTACTGGCCGGTGGTCCGCATCGACACCGACGACGAGGAGGAAGCTCCGGCTTCGTCCGAAGCCGCTGCCCCGACGGAAGGCGAGGACGTGGCCGCCGACCGCGCCGACGCGGCCAAGGACGCCGCCGCGCCGCAGGTCGAGTGCCCCGACGTGGTGAGCGAGCTGCCCGACGTGCCCGACGCGGCGATGGACGCGGTGAACACCGAGCTCGACGCGATGGACGCGCAGGTCGACCAGGCCGACAAGCAGGTGGAGACCGGGCAGGACGCCGATGAGGTACTGAGCTCGTTGAAGGGCAAGCGGTCCGCGTCCCTGAAGAAGATCTCCGACACGATGACCGCGCAGGGCGTGAAGCCGGAAGACCCGGCTGCGCTCGCGGGCTGCGCCGTGCAGGACCCGGACGACGCGGGTCTCGACAACGGCGGCGCCAACAGCGACCCGGCCGCCGGCGAGAGCGCCACGGAGCAGAAGCAGAAGCAGGACAACGGTGCGGCCGCCGAGCTCCCGGGCGTGAACGACGAGAACGAGGTCGCCGGCAACGACGGCGAGATCCAGCGCGTGGTGTCCGCGACGCTGTCCTTCGGCAGCGGCGGCGCGCGCCGGGTCGTGGCGATGCCGCGGTTCCTGCGGGTGCTCTACGGTGACGCGAAGGAAGGCGCCAATGGTCCCGCCAACGCCCGCGCGAGCTGGACGTGCTCCGGCTTCGAGGACCGGCTGACCGACCATTACCCCATCTGCCCCGACGGCAGCAAGGTCGAGCGCATCCACGCCTTCCCGAACTGCTGGGACGGCAAGAACATCGACAGCGCCAACCACCGCACCCACATCGTCTTCTCGGATGCGAACGGCAACTGCAAGCGCGGCTTCAAGGCGGTGCCGCAGCTGAAGATCACCCTGGTCTACAACATCCCGCACGACGTGCAGGTCAAGGGCCAGTACAAAGTGGACGCGTTCCCCGAGGAGAAGCACAACCCGCGCTCGGATCACGACGACTTCGCCAACGTCATGACGCAGTCGCAGATGAACCGTGTGGTCACCTGCATCAACACGGGCAAGCGCTGCAACGAATGA
- a CDS encoding zf-HC2 domain-containing protein: protein MAESPHTDLAAYVLGVLSEADNTRFEEHLLDCPHCQLDLVELHQLPDVLDLVKKNWPEPPVPVTPGRTLAPGPRVLRALMAEATVKRKRRRRAGLVAAAAAAALVVAGPLVTLAVRPADAAGPAVSLAAPTSVPPSPASSLSAPGGGTSSGQGASALTARVTVTPREWGSSVDLDLSGAAGPMNCQLLAISSAGDIRTVTGWSVPAKGYGIPGSPDPLHVTGGTSLPADEITRFEVRSDDGTLLVVVDR, encoded by the coding sequence GTGGCCGAGTCCCCGCACACCGACCTCGCCGCGTACGTGCTCGGCGTGCTCAGTGAAGCCGACAACACGCGGTTCGAGGAACACCTGCTCGACTGTCCGCACTGCCAGCTCGACCTCGTCGAGCTCCATCAGCTGCCCGACGTGCTCGACTTGGTGAAGAAGAACTGGCCGGAGCCGCCGGTACCGGTCACGCCGGGCCGCACGCTGGCGCCCGGCCCGCGCGTGCTGCGGGCGTTGATGGCCGAGGCGACGGTGAAGCGCAAGCGGCGCCGGCGCGCCGGGCTCGTCGCCGCGGCGGCCGCGGCCGCGCTCGTGGTGGCGGGTCCGCTCGTGACGCTCGCGGTGCGCCCGGCCGACGCCGCCGGTCCGGCCGTGAGCCTGGCCGCGCCGACGTCGGTCCCGCCGTCGCCGGCTTCCTCGCTGTCCGCGCCCGGCGGTGGCACGTCGTCGGGTCAGGGCGCTTCGGCCTTGACCGCGCGCGTGACCGTGACCCCGCGCGAGTGGGGCAGCTCCGTGGACCTCGACCTGAGCGGGGCCGCGGGACCGATGAACTGCCAGCTGCTCGCCATCTCCTCGGCCGGCGACATCCGCACGGTCACCGGCTGGTCCGTGCCCGCGAAGGGCTACGGGATCCCGGGTTCGCCCGACCCGCTGCACGTGACCGGCGGCACGTCGCTGCCCGCCGACGAGATCACGCGGTTCGAGGTCCGGTCCGACGACGGCACGCTGCTCGTGGTCGTCGACCGCTGA
- a CDS encoding sigma-70 family RNA polymerase sigma factor, which translates to MGFALRLTGHDRQWAEDVVQETLIKAWRNADKLDRRPAMLRAWLFTVARRIVIDGWRSRSVRPQELEEIESDAVFVSDESDKTVAAMILYEALQGLSPEHREAVQQTYLADRTVNEVAATLGVPPGTVKSRIHHAVRALRKAMRERG; encoded by the coding sequence ATGGGCTTCGCGCTGCGCCTGACCGGTCACGACCGGCAGTGGGCGGAGGACGTGGTGCAGGAGACCTTGATCAAGGCGTGGCGCAACGCCGACAAGCTCGACCGGAGGCCGGCGATGCTGCGCGCGTGGCTGTTCACCGTCGCTCGGCGCATCGTCATCGACGGCTGGCGCAGCCGCAGTGTCCGTCCGCAGGAGCTCGAGGAGATCGAGTCCGACGCCGTGTTCGTGTCCGACGAGTCGGACAAGACCGTGGCGGCCATGATCCTTTACGAGGCGCTGCAAGGGCTTTCGCCCGAGCACCGGGAGGCCGTGCAGCAGACGTACCTGGCCGACCGGACCGTGAACGAGGTCGCCGCCACCCTGGGGGTGCCGCCCGGCACCGTCAAATCGCGAATCCACCACGCCGTCCGCGCCTTGCGGAAGGCGATGCGCGAGCGGGGGTGA
- a CDS encoding DUF4142 domain-containing protein, producing the protein MRSGSELARRFLRVVFVVLAAVVVLQPAPASAQTGVDAGDQLLLVKVRQAGLWEMPAGTWAETRGASPKVREVGAAIMVDHGRLDVMTRQLAAKLNVALPAEPSAEQMGWLNELQNAPTPQDFDRIFANRLRAAHGQVFSVIAQVRAGTRNPEIRAYATVANQAVLRHMTLLESTGFVDFSALPQANVASSAAPAGAALDLRTGDVLTGALLILLVGGATLLGVRYLKSGRLRGGRLRPNSGETHG; encoded by the coding sequence ATGCGTTCCGGATCTGAGCTCGCCCGAAGGTTCCTCCGCGTTGTTTTCGTCGTGCTCGCCGCTGTCGTGGTGCTGCAGCCGGCCCCCGCGTCCGCCCAGACCGGCGTCGACGCCGGCGACCAGCTGCTGCTCGTGAAGGTGCGCCAGGCCGGTCTGTGGGAGATGCCCGCCGGGACGTGGGCCGAAACCCGCGGCGCGAGCCCGAAGGTGCGGGAAGTCGGCGCCGCGATCATGGTCGACCACGGCCGGCTCGACGTGATGACGCGCCAGCTCGCCGCGAAGCTCAACGTCGCGCTGCCCGCCGAACCGTCGGCCGAGCAGATGGGCTGGCTCAACGAACTGCAGAACGCCCCCACCCCGCAGGACTTCGACCGCATCTTCGCCAACCGGCTGCGCGCGGCCCACGGCCAGGTGTTCTCCGTCATCGCGCAGGTCCGCGCCGGTACGCGCAACCCCGAGATCCGCGCGTACGCCACCGTCGCGAACCAAGCCGTGCTGCGGCACATGACGCTGCTGGAGAGCACCGGTTTCGTGGACTTCAGCGCGTTGCCGCAGGCCAACGTGGCCAGTTCCGCGGCGCCCGCGGGCGCCGCCCTCGACCTGCGGACCGGCGACGTGCTCACCGGCGCGCTGCTGATCCTGCTGGTCGGCGGCGCGACGCTGCTCGGAGTCCGTTACCTCAAGTCGGGCCGCCTGCGCGGCGGCCGCCTCCGCCCGAACTCAGGAGAAACCCATGGTTGA
- a CDS encoding ferric reductase-like transmembrane domain-containing protein — MVDTVHEAVTTLAQQSTDPAARGIAALSARLSYAFMCLTLCWGVLTATGWVRSVTGRKALRSGHLTLATLALSFGCLHALGFLYLTVNPFSLAYITVPFMPGTLARHTFGIVGLELMLAIALTTCVQRWTSYRRWLWLHRLAYPAVALTALHAFFGAIANGHLATLWLAGITLLVPPVTLALLRFLPPRTLERIGLVEEQVA, encoded by the coding sequence ATGGTTGACACCGTCCACGAGGCGGTGACCACCCTCGCTCAGCAGTCCACCGACCCGGCCGCACGCGGTATCGCGGCGCTGTCGGCGAGGCTGTCGTACGCGTTCATGTGCCTCACGCTGTGCTGGGGCGTGCTCACCGCCACGGGCTGGGTGCGCTCGGTCACCGGCCGCAAAGCCCTGCGCAGCGGCCACCTGACGCTGGCGACGCTCGCGCTCTCGTTCGGCTGCCTCCACGCGCTGGGGTTCCTCTACCTCACGGTGAACCCGTTCTCGCTGGCCTACATCACGGTCCCGTTCATGCCGGGCACGCTCGCGCGGCACACGTTCGGCATCGTCGGGCTGGAGCTGATGCTGGCCATCGCGCTCACCACGTGTGTGCAGCGCTGGACGTCGTACCGGCGCTGGCTGTGGCTGCACCGGCTGGCCTACCCGGCCGTCGCGCTGACCGCGTTGCACGCCTTCTTCGGCGCGATCGCCAACGGTCACCTCGCGACGCTGTGGCTCGCCGGCATCACGCTGCTCGTCCCCCCGGTCACGCTGGCGCTGCTGCGGTTCCTGCCGCCGCGGACGCTCGAGCGGATCGGGCTCGTCGAGGAGCAGGTGGCGTGA
- a CDS encoding ferredoxin: MKLPGSGPRVSVDNDRCELYGICAMEAPGLFDLGRDGRLRFRKRLLDPEDMTQAIAAARVCPMQAVVLRGELDG, translated from the coding sequence GTGAAACTCCCCGGCAGCGGGCCGCGCGTGAGCGTCGACAACGACCGGTGCGAGCTCTACGGAATCTGTGCGATGGAGGCCCCCGGCCTCTTCGACCTCGGCCGGGACGGGCGCCTGCGCTTCCGCAAGCGCCTGCTCGATCCCGAAGACATGACCCAGGCGATCGCCGCCGCCCGCGTGTGCCCGATGCAGGCGGTCGTACTCAGAGGGGAACTCGATGGCTGA
- a CDS encoding NAD(P)/FAD-dependent oxidoreductase, whose product MADGDRIVIVGAGVAGLRAAERLRELGFDGEIVVVGDEARRPYHRPMISKQLVMGAARPPDTTLRAYGDLDVHWRLGTRATHLDTAERVVHLPGGESLWYDGLVLATGVVPRHLPGSPRHDPRVRVLRTIDDALAVRHCLHASNKPAVVIGGGLIGNEFAASMRHLGRDVTLVGHAKAPLHRFGSRISDAVVKLHKEHRTKLAMGSEVRHWISTDDTVGLHLTNNKLLVASCVVLAIGSVPAVDYLRGSGLDVEDGVLCEPTLFAEGADDVVVAGDLARWPNLRFDEVPRRVEHWINAVESARAAAENLIAGRSAATPFAPLPRAWSTLYDVRLQMAGLPSLGEDTVSLADGITGFIRAGQLVGITAWDKPRAMLDWTAELDRRLPVPDYTPVAPTPVETWPDDEQFDTDERFDTQEFYAEFADELGTVQDYAR is encoded by the coding sequence ATGGCTGACGGCGACCGGATCGTCATCGTCGGCGCAGGTGTGGCCGGCCTGCGCGCGGCGGAACGACTGCGTGAGCTCGGCTTCGACGGCGAGATCGTGGTGGTGGGCGACGAGGCCCGCCGCCCGTACCACCGGCCGATGATCTCGAAGCAGCTCGTGATGGGAGCGGCACGACCGCCCGACACCACGCTGCGTGCCTACGGTGACCTCGACGTCCACTGGCGCCTCGGCACCCGCGCGACGCACCTTGACACCGCCGAACGCGTCGTGCACCTGCCCGGCGGCGAGTCACTTTGGTACGACGGGCTCGTGCTGGCCACCGGCGTCGTGCCGCGGCACCTGCCCGGTTCACCGCGCCACGACCCGCGCGTGCGCGTGCTGCGCACGATCGACGACGCGCTGGCTGTGCGGCATTGCCTGCACGCGAGCAACAAGCCCGCCGTGGTGATCGGCGGCGGCCTGATCGGCAACGAGTTCGCCGCGAGCATGCGCCACCTCGGACGCGACGTCACGCTCGTCGGCCACGCGAAGGCGCCGCTGCACCGCTTCGGCAGCCGGATCTCCGACGCGGTGGTGAAGCTGCACAAGGAACACCGCACGAAGCTGGCGATGGGTTCGGAGGTGCGGCACTGGATCAGCACCGACGACACAGTCGGGCTGCACCTGACGAACAACAAGCTGCTCGTGGCGAGCTGCGTGGTGCTCGCGATCGGCAGCGTCCCGGCGGTCGACTACCTGCGTGGCTCGGGTCTCGACGTCGAGGACGGTGTGCTGTGCGAGCCGACGCTGTTCGCCGAGGGCGCCGACGACGTGGTGGTGGCGGGTGACCTCGCGCGCTGGCCCAACCTGCGCTTCGACGAGGTGCCGCGCCGGGTCGAGCACTGGATCAACGCCGTGGAATCGGCGCGCGCGGCCGCCGAGAACCTGATCGCGGGCCGGTCGGCGGCAACACCGTTCGCGCCGCTGCCGCGGGCGTGGTCGACGCTCTACGACGTTCGGCTGCAGATGGCGGGCCTGCCGTCGCTGGGCGAGGACACCGTGTCGCTCGCCGACGGCATCACCGGTTTCATCCGCGCCGGGCAGCTCGTGGGCATCACGGCGTGGGACAAGCCGCGCGCGATGCTCGACTGGACGGCCGAGCTCGACCGTCGGCTGCCGGTGCCGGACTACACCCCGGTGGCACCTACGCCGGTCGAGACCTGGCCCGACGACGAACAGTTCGACACCGACGAGCGGTTCGACACGCAGGAGTTCTACGCGGAGTTCGCCGACGAGCTCGGCACGGTTCAGGACTACGCGCGGTGA
- a CDS encoding TetR/AcrR family transcriptional regulator — protein MKNVPGSRRAELLALAVKLFAERGYVSTTVRDIADAAGILSGSLYHHFDSKESMADEILSGFLDELFGAYAEIVAQGKGPRETLEAVVVASFDSIHRRPAEVAIYQNEAQHLMQLPRFAYLNDRNAEFRKLWNGILTDGVEAGVFRPDLDVELVYRFIRDTVWVAVRWYNPEGALSAHDVADQYLGILLDGIATRRRRRG, from the coding sequence GTGAAGAACGTCCCCGGATCACGGCGAGCCGAGCTGCTCGCGCTCGCCGTGAAGCTGTTCGCCGAGCGCGGGTACGTGTCCACCACGGTCCGCGACATCGCCGACGCCGCGGGCATCCTGTCCGGCAGCCTCTACCACCACTTCGACTCGAAGGAGTCGATGGCCGACGAGATCCTGTCCGGTTTCCTCGACGAGCTTTTCGGGGCCTACGCCGAGATCGTCGCGCAGGGCAAGGGCCCGCGCGAGACGCTGGAGGCCGTGGTTGTCGCGTCGTTCGACTCGATCCACCGCCGCCCCGCCGAGGTCGCGATCTACCAGAACGAAGCCCAGCACCTCATGCAGCTGCCGCGCTTCGCCTACCTCAACGACCGCAACGCCGAGTTCCGCAAGCTCTGGAACGGCATCCTCACCGACGGCGTCGAGGCCGGCGTCTTCCGCCCCGATCTCGACGTCGAGCTGGTCTACCGCTTCATCCGCGACACGGTCTGGGTCGCGGTGCGCTGGTACAACCCCGAAGGCGCGCTGAGCGCCCACGACGTCGCCGACCAGTACCTCGGCATCCTGCTCGACGGCATCGCGACCCGCAGGAGGCGCCGTGGCTGA
- a CDS encoding acyl-CoA dehydrogenase family protein yields the protein MHCSEVFAEVAAEMIQLHGGMAITWNHPAHRYFKRAHSTSQLFGAPHHHLSRVHP from the coding sequence GTGCACTGCAGCGAGGTGTTCGCCGAAGTCGCCGCCGAGATGATCCAGCTGCACGGGGGCATGGCCATCACCTGGAATCATCCCGCGCACCGGTACTTCAAACGAGCACACTCGACCTCGCAGCTTTTCGGCGCACCCCATCACCACCTTTCGCGCGTCCACCCCTAG
- a CDS encoding fatty acid desaturase family protein produces MTTDNLVLPAAAGPGSDFARLSRRITDAGLLARRPGYYTARVAVVTTLFAGGWVAFALLGDSWWQLTVAAFQAFMFGQIALLSHDLAHRQVLRTRRPTETAGLLAGNLGVGMSYGWWMDKHTRHHANPNHEELDPDVDPDILVWSQDQARASRGVPRFIGRHQAFLFFPLLTLEGLNLHWSGIRAVARPGLRRRGLEATLLALHFATYLTALFVVLPPGLALLFFAVHQGLWGVYMGSIFAPNHKGMPTLTGRPQLDFLRKQVLTSRNVRGSAIVDVALGGLNYQIEHHLFPSMPSVHLRRAQPIVQSYCAELGIPYLQTSLVESYRQALAHLHEAGAPLRKRS; encoded by the coding sequence GTGACCACAGACAATCTCGTCCTCCCGGCCGCGGCCGGCCCGGGCAGCGATTTCGCCCGCCTTTCCCGTCGCATCACGGACGCGGGGCTGCTCGCGCGGCGCCCCGGCTACTACACGGCCAGGGTCGCCGTGGTGACCACGCTGTTCGCCGGCGGCTGGGTCGCCTTCGCGCTCCTCGGGGACTCGTGGTGGCAGCTCACCGTCGCCGCGTTCCAGGCCTTCATGTTCGGTCAGATCGCCCTGCTCTCCCACGACCTGGCCCACCGCCAGGTGCTCCGCACGCGACGCCCGACCGAAACCGCCGGGCTCCTCGCGGGCAACCTGGGCGTGGGCATGAGCTACGGCTGGTGGATGGACAAGCACACCCGCCACCACGCGAACCCCAACCACGAGGAGCTGGATCCCGACGTCGACCCCGACATCCTCGTGTGGTCGCAGGACCAGGCCCGCGCCAGCCGCGGCGTGCCCCGGTTCATCGGGCGGCACCAGGCGTTCCTCTTCTTCCCGCTGCTCACGCTCGAAGGCCTGAACCTGCATTGGTCCGGTATCCGCGCGGTCGCCCGGCCCGGTCTGCGCCGCCGTGGCCTCGAGGCCACGCTCCTGGCGCTGCACTTCGCGACCTACCTCACCGCGTTGTTCGTGGTCCTCCCGCCGGGCCTGGCCCTGCTCTTCTTCGCCGTCCACCAGGGACTGTGGGGTGTCTACATGGGATCGATCTTCGCGCCGAACCACAAGGGCATGCCGACGCTGACCGGCCGCCCCCAGCTCGACTTCCTCCGCAAGCAGGTGCTCACCTCGCGCAACGTCCGCGGTAGTGCGATCGTGGATGTCGCCCTCGGCGGCCTCAACTACCAGATCGAGCACCACCTCTTCCCGAGCATGCCGTCGGTGCACCTGCGGCGCGCGCAGCCGATTGTGCAGAGCTACTGCGCCGAGCTCGGCATTCCTTACCTGCAGACCAGCCTCGTGGAGTCCTACCGGCAGGCGTTGGCCCACCTCCACGAAGCTGGGGCTCCTCTCAGGAAGCGTTCGTAG
- a CDS encoding MBL fold metallo-hydrolase, with the protein MLRKTVSALGDLPVAFGAKATGARAERMRRSPQYADGVFHNASPTRSSPSPSAAGGILRELLFGDDRDRRKPTGEIPLVADTTTDSAEGLFLTWYGHASTLVEIDGARVLCDPVWSDRVSPAAFLGPRRLHAAPVPLDAVGRVDAIVISHDHYDHLDLATVRALLEAHDAPFLVPLGVGAHLERWHVPASRIVELDWHDEAEVAGIRFVATPAQHFSGRGIGNDSTLWTSWVIAGPQHKVFYSGDTGYFDGFARIGEEYGPFDATLIQVGAYAPHWPDIHMTPEEGIAAHIDVRGGLLVPVHWATFSLAMHPWGEPADRVWREAKANDLALAVPTPGQRIDVTNPPAVDGWWQTLG; encoded by the coding sequence ATGCTCAGGAAAACTGTCTCGGCACTCGGTGATCTCCCGGTGGCCTTCGGCGCGAAGGCCACCGGCGCGCGTGCCGAGCGGATGCGGCGCTCGCCGCAGTACGCCGATGGCGTCTTCCACAATGCCTCACCCACGCGCTCGTCCCCTTCGCCCTCGGCGGCCGGCGGCATCCTGCGCGAGCTGCTCTTCGGCGACGACCGAGACCGCCGCAAGCCCACCGGGGAGATCCCGCTCGTGGCCGACACCACCACAGACTCCGCCGAAGGTCTGTTCCTCACCTGGTACGGCCACGCTTCGACGCTCGTGGAGATCGACGGCGCCCGCGTACTGTGCGATCCGGTGTGGAGCGACCGGGTGTCTCCCGCCGCTTTCCTGGGCCCGCGCCGCCTGCACGCCGCGCCGGTGCCGCTGGACGCGGTCGGCCGAGTCGACGCGATCGTGATCTCGCACGACCACTACGACCACCTCGACCTCGCCACCGTGCGCGCCCTGCTCGAGGCGCACGACGCACCGTTCCTCGTGCCGCTGGGGGTCGGCGCGCACCTGGAGCGGTGGCACGTGCCGGCTTCGCGAATCGTGGAGCTCGACTGGCACGACGAAGCCGAGGTCGCCGGCATCCGGTTCGTGGCGACACCGGCCCAGCACTTCTCCGGCCGCGGCATCGGCAACGACAGCACCCTGTGGACGTCGTGGGTCATCGCCGGGCCGCAGCACAAAGTGTTCTACAGCGGGGACACCGGCTACTTCGACGGCTTCGCCAGGATCGGCGAGGAGTACGGCCCGTTCGACGCCACGCTCATCCAGGTCGGCGCGTACGCCCCCCATTGGCCGGACATCCACATGACGCCCGAAGAAGGCATCGCCGCGCACATCGACGTTCGAGGCGGACTGCTCGTGCCCGTGCACTGGGCCACGTTCTCCCTCGCGATGCACCCCTGGGGCGAGCCCGCGGACCGCGTGTGGCGCGAGGCCAAGGCGAACGACCTCGCCCTCGCCGTGCCGACGCCCGGTCAGCGGATCGACGTGACGAACCCGCCCGCCGTGGACGGTTGGTGGCAGACGCTGGGGTGA